The Scomber japonicus isolate fScoJap1 chromosome 13, fScoJap1.pri, whole genome shotgun sequence genome includes a window with the following:
- the slc25a15b gene encoding solute carrier family 25 member 15b → MAPHPVVQAVIDLSAGAIGGAACVFSGQPLDTTKVKMQTFPKLYRGFLHCIMSTYKQVGLRGLYQGTTPALMANIAENSVLFMSYGFCQQVVRFTSGLHSEAVLSDMQKACAGSVASIFSSLVLCPTELVKCRLQAMYEMEASGKIAKSQNTVWSVVKSIMRNEGPQGFFQGLTTTIAREVPGYFCFFGAYELCRTTFADHMKCDKDDIGVAPIVFSGGFGGACLWLVVYPMDCVKSRIQVMSMTGKQSGFFKTFMTIARTEGVRALYSGLTPTMVRTFPANGALFLGYEASRKVMMKQFDS, encoded by the exons ATGGCCCCACATCCGGTGGTCCAGGCCGTCATTGACCTCTCTGCAGGAGCCATTG GGGGAGCTGCATGTGTCTTTAGTGGGCAGCCTCTGGACACAACAAAGGTCAAGATGCAGACCTTTCCCAAGTTGTACCGTGGTTTCCTCCACTGCATCATGTCCACCTACAAACAAGTGGGCCTGCGCGGTCTCTACCAAGGCACCACGCCGGCACTGATGGCCAACATCGCTGAGAACTCTGTGCTCTTCATGAGCTATGGCTTCTGCCAGCAGGTGGTCCGCTTCACATCCGGACTGCACAGTGAAGCTGTGCTGAG TGACATGCAGAAAGCCTGCGCCGGCTCTGTAGCATCCATTTTCTCCTCGCTGGTACTCTGCCCCACTGAGCTTGTCAAGTGTCGCCTGCAAGCCATGTATGAAATGGAGGCATCAGGCAAGATCGCTAAGAGCCAGAA CACAGTGTGGTCGGTGGTGAAATCAATCATGAGGAACGAGGGACCACAGGGCTTCTTCCAAGGCCTGACCACCACCATAGCCAGAGAGGTCCCTGGGTACTTCTGCTTCTTCGGTGCCTATGAGCTCTGCCGCACCACCTTCGCTGACCACATGAAGTGTGACAAAGATGACATAG GTGTGGCTCCGATCGTGTTCAGCGGTGGGTTTGGAGGGGCGTGCCTGTGGCTCGTCGTCTATCCTATGGACTGTGTCAAGTCTCGGATCCAGGTCATGTCTATGACAGGAAAACAGTCAGGCTTTTTCAAAACCTTCATGACCATCGCACGCACTGAAG GTGTGAGAGCACTCTACTCTGGTCTCACCCCCACCATGGTCCGCACATTTCCTGCTAATGGAGCACTGTTCCTGGGTTACGAGGCCAGCCGTAAAGTCATGATGAAGCAGTTTGACAGCTAA